The following DNA comes from Desulfonatronovibrio magnus.
TGATGCTTCTGGGAGGAGGTTCACTTGCCCAGAGCTTAGATATCCTGGGACGCATGAATAAAGGCAGTTCTGGTCGAATATGGCTGGATATCAGGGATTCTGTAGAATCAGGTTCCTCTTTTTCAAAAGCCTTGATGCGCCACCCCAAAACTTTCCCATCAATTTATATCGGCATGATACAGGTAGCGGAGCAATCTGGCAAGTTAGGCGAAATTCTTGAAAAAATGGCCTTTTATGAAGAAAAACGGCACGATATGAAAAGCAGGCTCATTACTGCCCTGTCTTATCCAATGATCGTTGTGCTTATAGGCATTGGTGCTGTATATTTTTTATTATCCGCAGTACTGCCCGGTGTGGCAGGGATTTTTTCTGCCACAGAGCAGGAACTTCCCCTTAGCACAAGACTGCTTCTAAGTACAGGCCACTGGCTTGACACTTATGGCCTGCCTCTTTTTATGACTTTTATCTGTCTTTTTCTAATCATACGGTACTGCTTTCGAAAATATCCGGCTCTGAAATTCAGGCGAGACAGTTTAATCTGGAAAATCCCCCTGGCCCGCAACTCCATTCTGGCCGATTTTTCCAGCCTGCTGTCATTTCAGCTTAAATCAGGCATATCTCTGGTCCAGGCCATGAACAGTGCTTCCAAAGGGGCTGGCTCATTATTTTTCCAAAAACAGATCAGCGAGGCATCCTCAGAAGTGGCTGCAGGCAATCCCTTGGAGCAGGTTCTTGCCAGACAGGACATCTTTCCAGACATGTACCTCACTGCCTTGAGCGCCGGTCAGAGAGCCGGCAAGGTTCCTGAGTTCCTGGACCGGGTGAGCAGAATTCTTGAGAAGGAAGTGGACAATACTTTACGCAGATTTGTAGGCCTTCTGGAGCCTATGGTCATCCTTGCTCTGGGCATAATCGTAGGTTTGTTTGTTCTGGCCGTCATGGGCCCCATATTCGACCTTACTTCCGGATTGTAAAGTGCATAACCACCAAAAACGATATCAGCTGCTC
Coding sequences within:
- a CDS encoding type II secretion system F family protein — its product is MPTYSYKALDTQGKTRKGYLESDSRNSAFRRLMEQQLTPVSLSQVREEVLSGKWKLKTLNPFKNSIRLDEAFYYLSMMLLGGGSLAQSLDILGRMNKGSSGRIWLDIRDSVESGSSFSKALMRHPKTFPSIYIGMIQVAEQSGKLGEILEKMAFYEEKRHDMKSRLITALSYPMIVVLIGIGAVYFLLSAVLPGVAGIFSATEQELPLSTRLLLSTGHWLDTYGLPLFMTFICLFLIIRYCFRKYPALKFRRDSLIWKIPLARNSILADFSSLLSFQLKSGISLVQAMNSASKGAGSLFFQKQISEASSEVAAGNPLEQVLARQDIFPDMYLTALSAGQRAGKVPEFLDRVSRILEKEVDNTLRRFVGLLEPMVILALGIIVGLFVLAVMGPIFDLTSGL